The genomic segment TAcaagatgaaataaaaaataacagcAATATTTTATCCAACAAGTATTCGCACAAACAAATATTAGTTACCTACCTTTATTGTTCTTTACCCACGTCAGACTTTGGGCTCAACTCCAATCTCTTCGCAAAATCTTTTTATGGCTGCTTGCTCCTAATTTCTAATTCGCCAACTATATTGTTGGGCAAACTCTTCCATTTTTGCCCGTTTTGTAGTAAACTTCGTTTTTTGTCTTCTTCCCCTTGATTTGCCAAACTTCAAAGTCACTACCGTCGTCGGTGGAGGAAGTGGCTGAGATGGTGATGGTGGGGGTCGTGATAAAGCAGGTGGAGGTGGAGAAGAtggaggtggtggtggtgaaTGAGGCAGAGGTAGAGAAGATAGAGGTGGTGGAGGAGGAGAAAATGGAGGTTGTGGTGGCGGCGACGAGGACAAAAAAGATGGAGGTGGAGGGGATAGTGGCAGCAAAGGAGCTGGTGGTGTAAGAGTTGGCGACAGAAGACCTGGTAGGGGAGGAGATGGAGGTGGTGGTGGCGGCGACGGAGGAACTGGTGGTGTAAAGGCTGGCAACAGAGGATGTGGTGGTGGAGGCAGGTTTCACGGCGGTGAAAATTGCGATAACACCCCATACACAACAAAATATACTTTGATTGATCTTGGGGTTGAATTCATAACAATCATCCAACAACATTATTTAAACATCTAAATCGAAATTTGACTATATTCTAGATATTGAACAGCAGCTAAAAAATTTGTCTGGAGATCTGccattaaagaaagaaaaagagagagagagagaagagttgTCGTGAAGAGTTTTAGAaggtttgtatatatatatatagagagagagaggggagttGGGGTGAAGAGTTGCAgaatgtttgtatatatatatataaaaaatacttatcgCCCTCACATTTATGATTGTGTCAGAGGTCGAAACTTGCCTGTTGAATCCCCTGATTTACCTCTCTTGCTAAAATCGTGAGATCAAGTAGTATGGACGCGAGTGATAACACGTAatctgaaaaatattaaattaaagttgaCGGTGGGGTCGCATTGTATTTGTAGCGCTGAAACTGAAAGCTCAGACCCTTCTGCTCTATGCCTGTGCTGatgagttttaaaatttttgaagtttttCTTTCCCGagttttagttatttatttattagatctTTTAGTgctacaattttatttattaacaaattgaattattaaatgaaatgttatatgtttaaattatcttaaattacAAGTCCGCGCACGCAATGCATTCGTGATTATGCATTACTGAACACACTATTGAGTCACTTGTAatccttatttaattatttttttaaaaatagattatttttaacatctataaaatttgataaagaGAGGACTCATTTTTGGCATTTGAGAAATGACAAAACTATTATCAACTTTACAACTCTAATTATCTGATTTTAAATGTGTTAAATTAATTTCTCATCGTAAATTACaaagattgaaaataaattaagcacttacattttattcttttgCATTGTTCCATAAACATGGCAAAacgcacacacacaaaatcACAAATAAGATCTTGAAAACATACTTTTGCTAGTATATGCATTAGCCCACTGTTTAATGCTTTTGCTATTATACTTCTGTGATAGTGGCGACAGAGAAGGTGGTGGAGGAGGAAGTGGCTGAGACGGTGGAGGTGGCGGCGGCGTAGATGGTTGAGAGGGCAGCTCTTCCGGGCGGTGAAAGAGTCGGTGACACCCacaaatagaataaaatatgcTTTCATTATTGACGGAGAGGAACTCGCTGCAACCATCTAATAACAATACCGGGCTTTCCATTTCTATACCGAAATTTTGGCGACATTCTCGATATCAAACAGTGGCTTGGAAATTTGCAAGATGATCAGtgcagagaaagagagagagatagagagagatagGTTAACGTTGCTGAAGTTTGGGAGAAATAGGGGAGTCAATATATAGGAggggatatatatattatagttataCTTACTTACATGTTCAAAACAAATTAGAAGCATAAACTTTTAGTTCTCAAATTATATTTTCGTTTATGATATAGTGAGTttataaaaattagtaaaaaaatgtatttcGTATCCTTGAGATTTATGATAATAtgatacaaatataaatattcttaatgtatttaatgtggcaaaataaaacaaatgatcattgaattttgtattaagatataaaaatgtcactaaattttaattttatatacgATTCTATAATCATTATCAATTgcaattaaaaaagattaacaGGACGTTGATATGACTAACAATGTGGACAACTACATAACACAAATAATGataaatgaattttatataaaagtataaaaaaattattaaattttatactaaagTAGAAAAACATTagcattttattagttttttttaacgataattaatgaaaattatgaaattgtatattaaattgaaattcaacTTCTAAAGGATCGGTGGATTATCtgatcattttcaaaatataatgtctagtttaattttaaattaaaatacaataataatatatttatattcactCAATTTGTATGTGCTTTCTCCACCTTTTTGTTCTAGCTAGCTTGATCGGAATCGATTCCATGGTTGAACCGGAGAAGTGGTACATTGAAACTGGGAGATACAGACAAGAGCAGGGGCGGATGTAcgtaagaaaaataatttttattaataatttaataaaaaaaattataattcatccCAAAACAACGATTATGTCAAATTAACTTCCTAACGTAAATTACAACGATTGAAAACACAATAACACAATATATCTGTATAGATCAAAATTAGCCTCCGAATATGTCAAATCAATGAaacaaatttttcttttcagtttGAACTAGATAAGAAATATCTATATATAGGTTAAAACTAACACAATATAAATactataatctttttttttcttgtaataactcaataaaaaaCATCAAtctgttaaaattaaattattaatataattaaaatcttgtatatataataacatatagAATAATCTGAAGTATCAATACAATCAAaatcttacatatatatacaattaaaattctgtatttttaattaatccaacaatcaaaatctTGCATTTTTAACCACAAGAGTCCAAATCTTACTTATACAATTGAAATCCTACTTATACAATCAAATACAAAGTGACTACTAATTAAGATCAccaattataaattaatgtagTTATAACTTAATTAGTGAGTACATGATGACTTCTAAGTACATAATTAAAGAAagttaaatgaatatatattccATCTAAGaaactcttttttttaatatattaatatttatagtagttggtataaaatatattatattttaaagtattttattaattaataaatatattcatatattaaaaattaaataagttattatatatatatatgtagagagagagagagagagagagagtggtagAGAGGATGCTCTATACTTTAAAGTTACCAGACGATCccataaaaataattgagtagaTTGGCAccgttcaaaaaaaaaaataaatgaaaaatttcatgaaatGAATCAgtattatgattataattttatttttaagctttGTTGTAATTATAGTATTTGTTATGTAGTTACCATTagatttttttacaattaaataaaaatttacgttattcaatttatatatatattttttttctgagAACATGAGTGGGATTTTGTGCACCTGCTCGGTTGCCGAGGTTTGCTTTCAGCattgcactctctctctctctctctaatttttggCTTTTTTTCTACTGATAATAGGAATGCACATGGAAGGAATATGATGGCAACGAAAATGTGCCACGTACGATCGAATCATCTTTTTTGAAACGAAAATGTGGGATCAATTTGAATCCAGTATGGACTTAAGAGTCTAGACTTCAAACAACAGTTCTTTTTTTCGATTCCACATTTTCGTTTCAATAAAATGTGGAATAGAAATATGGGTCCCTTCAAATAACAGTTCCTTTTGGTTTTTAACTTTTACtttgggtttttaatttttgactttaTTTCCCACCCcctacatatatacatacatatagaaGGAATATGATGACAATGAAAATGCGCGACGTTAATTTGAATCATCTTTCTTGAAAGGAAAATGTGGGACCAATTTGAATCCAGTATGGACTGATATATCAAGAGTCTAGCCTTAGATCATGCATGCTTAAATATGAGCGGATCCATGCATATGCCTAACATAATTAAGATTTTGCCAATATTAATTTGTATACttcaaataatttcttaataaaagtaattaaataaagaactgattttattataaaactgaaaatgttAAATAACCTGATAAAATTTGTCACCAATACGGATTT from the Diospyros lotus cultivar Yz01 unplaced genomic scaffold, ASM1463336v1 superscaf1, whole genome shotgun sequence genome contains:
- the LOC127793143 gene encoding extensin-like, which translates into the protein MESPVLLLDGCSEFLSVNNESIFYSICGCHRLFHRPEELPSQPSTPPPPPPSQPLPPPPPSLSPLSQKYNSKSIKQWANAYTSKTFTPPVPPSPPPPPPSPPLPGLLSPTLTPPAPLLPLSPPPPSFLSSSPPPQPPFSPPPPPLSSLPLPHSPPPPPSSPPPPALSRPPPSPSQPLPPPTTVVTLKFGKSRGRRQKTKFTTKRAKMEEFAQQYSWRIRN